A genomic region of Dioscorea cayenensis subsp. rotundata cultivar TDr96_F1 chromosome 25, TDr96_F1_v2_PseudoChromosome.rev07_lg8_w22 25.fasta, whole genome shotgun sequence contains the following coding sequences:
- the LOC120252923 gene encoding COP9 signalosome complex subunit 8: protein MDLSELHGALASKSYDKIGELCDELLIQVASRGIAFQEEWPYAIHLIGHIYANDLNSARFLWKSIPEGIKKSRPEIMAAWKIGQCLWTRDYAGVYGAVRGFEWSPEAVALVTAFAENYTNKMFNLLVSAYSTISVADAAHCLGMSENEATNYVLQHGWTLDSSSAMLIVKKPSITKEQKLDSSKLQRLTEYVFHLEH, encoded by the exons ATGGACCTCTCCGAGCTTCATGGCGCTCTCGCCTCCAAGTCTTACGATAAGATCGGCGAGCTCTGCGATGAGCTTTTGATTCAG GTTGCATCGAGAGGAATCGCCTTCCAGGAGGAGTGGCCTTATGCGATCCATCTCATCGGGCACATCTATGCTAACGATTT GAATAGTGCTAGGTTTTTGTGGAAATCGATTCCTGAGGGGATTAAGAAGAGCCGGCCGGAGATTATGGCGGCTTGGAAGATTGGGCAGTGTCTTTGGACTAGGGATTATGCCGGAGTATATGGCGCTGTGCGTGGGTTTGAATGGAGTCCTGAAGCGGTGGCACTTGTCACTGCCTTTGCTG AGAATTACACCAATAAGATGTTCAACCTATTAGTTTCTGCGTATTCAACGATCTCTGTTGCTGATGCGGCTCACTGCTTGGGCATGTCCGAGAATGAAGCAACCAACT ATGTATTGCAACATGGTTGGACTTTGGATTCGTCGTCGGCGATGTTGATTGTGAAGAAGCCGAGTATTACCAAAGAGCAGAAACTGGACTCTAGCAAATTACAACGCTTGACAGAATATGTTTTCCATTTAGAGCATTAA